From the genome of Limisalsivibrio acetivorans, one region includes:
- the prfA gene encoding peptide chain release factor 1, giving the protein MYEKLEEVAKKYEELTEKVSDPDVISDQNLFRQVAKEHAELRPVVEKFGEYKEVNASIDEAKSILDSDDAELKELAQMELEEGKERLEELEEEMKVLLLKKDPYDEKNIYLEIRAGTGGDEASLFVADMLRMYTRFAEMKKWKTEVVEMNETGVGGYKEVVVLIKGKGAYSYLKFEGGGHRVQRIPETESGGRIHTSAITVAVLPEADDVEFEFDPNDVRVDVYRASGAGGQHVNTTDSAVRMTHEPTGIVVTCQDERSQIKNREKAMKLMKSKLLEMEIRKKQEEEAQNRKLQVGSGDRSERIRTYNFPQNRVTDHRINMTTHNLDRFMEGYIEELLSAIYSYDQAERLQEAGL; this is encoded by the coding sequence ATGTACGAAAAGCTTGAAGAAGTAGCAAAAAAATACGAGGAACTCACAGAAAAGGTGAGCGATCCCGATGTTATCTCCGACCAGAACCTGTTTCGTCAGGTTGCCAAGGAGCATGCGGAGCTTCGACCCGTTGTGGAGAAGTTCGGCGAGTATAAAGAGGTAAACGCCTCCATAGACGAGGCTAAGAGTATCCTTGACTCCGATGATGCCGAGCTTAAGGAGCTCGCCCAGATGGAGCTTGAAGAGGGAAAGGAGCGGCTTGAGGAGCTTGAGGAGGAGATGAAGGTACTCCTGCTTAAGAAGGATCCCTACGATGAGAAGAATATCTACCTTGAGATAAGAGCCGGTACAGGCGGTGATGAGGCGTCGCTCTTCGTTGCGGATATGCTGCGGATGTACACCCGCTTTGCTGAGATGAAGAAGTGGAAGACCGAGGTTGTCGAGATGAACGAGACCGGTGTCGGCGGGTATAAGGAAGTGGTTGTGCTTATCAAGGGTAAGGGGGCTTACAGCTACCTCAAGTTTGAGGGTGGCGGCCACCGTGTCCAGAGAATTCCAGAAACCGAATCCGGTGGAAGGATACATACCTCCGCCATCACCGTTGCGGTACTCCCCGAGGCTGACGATGTGGAGTTCGAATTCGACCCCAACGATGTGCGTGTGGACGTATACCGTGCCAGCGGTGCAGGTGGACAGCACGTAAACACCACCGATTCCGCAGTGCGGATGACCCATGAGCCCACGGGTATCGTTGTAACCTGTCAGGATGAGCGCAGCCAGATCAAGAACCGTGAGAAGGCTATGAAGCTTATGAAATCAAAGCTCCTCGAGATGGAGATCCGCAAGAAGCAGGAGGAGGAAGCCCAGAACCGGAAGTTACAGGTCGGCTCGGGTGATAGAAGTGAACGGATAAGGACATACAACTTCCCCCAGAACAGGGTCACAGATCACCGGATAAACATGACCACCCATAACCTGGACAGGTTCATGGAGGGCTACATAGAAGAGCTTCTCAGTGCTATATACTCCTACGATCAGGCGGAGAGGCTCCAAGAGGCCGGGCTTTGA
- the prmC gene encoding peptide chain release factor N(5)-glutamine methyltransferase, with protein sequence MTNARFLHDIKHLLPNRSDALDFLSYLTGIPYDKLLSHMDEKFRSTSDPEPLIAELERGVPLAYVIGRRSFYGREFLITPDVLIPRYETEILVEHALLNRPVENPRILDLCTGSGTILNTMLAELPSAEGVGVDISPDALDVASMNSFKLGISGRASFICADIMNDISNIGTGYDMVLCNPPYVSEEEYKALEQSVFFEPRQALVAEDLGFAFYKKLLDIVPYLCNKTWVSLLEAGAGQSGVLRTLYSGYKHSFISDLNGIERVLLWKSSS encoded by the coding sequence TTGACAAACGCCCGGTTTCTGCATGATATAAAACATCTTCTGCCGAACCGGAGTGATGCTCTGGACTTTTTGTCCTATCTTACAGGAATACCCTACGACAAACTCCTCTCCCATATGGATGAGAAGTTCCGCTCTACCTCGGATCCGGAACCTCTCATAGCCGAGCTTGAGAGGGGGGTTCCCCTCGCCTATGTCATAGGCAGACGAAGCTTTTACGGACGTGAATTCCTCATAACCCCCGATGTTCTTATCCCCCGATACGAAACGGAGATACTGGTTGAGCATGCTTTGCTAAACCGCCCAGTGGAGAACCCGCGGATACTCGATCTCTGTACAGGTTCCGGTACTATCCTCAATACGATGCTTGCTGAGCTCCCATCGGCTGAAGGGGTGGGTGTAGACATAAGCCCCGATGCTCTCGATGTCGCATCTATGAACTCATTCAAGCTGGGAATCTCCGGAAGAGCATCGTTTATTTGTGCCGATATTATGAACGATATAAGCAATATAGGTACAGGTTACGATATGGTCTTGTGCAACCCCCCATATGTTTCCGAAGAGGAGTATAAAGCACTTGAACAGAGCGTGTTTTTTGAACCGAGACAGGCACTTGTGGCAGAGGATCTGGGGTTTGCCTTCTACAAAAAATTATTGGACATAGTTCCTTATTTATGTAATAAAACTTGGGTGTCGCTTCTGGAGGCGGGTGCCGGCCAGTCCGGTGTTCTCAGAACCTTGTATTCAGGCTATAAACACAGCTTCATCAGCGACTTAAATGGTATAGAAAGGGTGCTTCTTTGGAAAAGCTCGTCATAG
- the rpmE gene encoding 50S ribosomal protein L31, giving the protein MKKDIHPQYEEVTFKCACGNEIHTRSTVEQEKATVAICSACHPFFTGKQKFIDTAGRVEKFMRKYGKQADKKG; this is encoded by the coding sequence ATGAAAAAAGATATTCATCCCCAGTACGAAGAAGTAACATTCAAGTGTGCCTGCGGCAATGAGATACACACCCGCTCCACAGTAGAGCAGGAGAAGGCCACCGTAGCTATATGCTCCGCATGCCACCCCTTCTTCACAGGAAAGCAGAAGTTTATCGACACTGCCGGACGTGTGGAGAAGTTCATGAGAAAATACGGCAAGCAGGCTGATAAGAAAGGCTAA
- the rho gene encoding transcription termination factor Rho has product MNLNDLKKKSIEDLVAIANSVEIENSGSLLKQELMFEILKATSARNGHIYGQGVLEVLPDGFGFLRSTDYNYLPGPDDIYVSPAQIRKFGLRNGDTIAGEIRPPKDNEKYFALLKVEKVNFEDPSRQRILFENLTPLFPEERLSLEAFPTHYDTRVMNLISPVGKGQRGLIVAPPKTGKTMLLKSIANSITENHPEVYMIILLIDERPEEVTDMSRSVDGEVISSTFDEPAYRHVQVSEMVMNKAKRLVEHGRDVCILLDSITRLARAYNSIEPPSGKVLSGGVDSNALHKPKRFFGAARNVEEGGSLTIIATGLVETGSRMDEVIYEEFKGTGNMELHLDRRLVEKRIFPAIDINRSGTRREELLFTKEELNKVWILRRFLSNMNTVDAMEFLLDRMKGTKNNIGFLESMNK; this is encoded by the coding sequence GTGAACCTGAACGACTTGAAGAAAAAATCGATCGAGGACTTGGTTGCTATTGCAAACTCGGTTGAGATTGAGAACTCCGGAAGCCTTCTTAAGCAGGAGCTTATGTTTGAAATCCTTAAGGCAACCAGTGCCAGAAACGGCCATATCTACGGCCAGGGTGTCCTTGAGGTCCTTCCGGACGGATTCGGTTTTCTTCGCTCCACAGACTACAACTATCTCCCCGGTCCCGACGATATATACGTCTCACCCGCCCAGATACGCAAGTTCGGTCTGAGAAACGGAGATACCATAGCGGGGGAGATCAGGCCCCCCAAGGATAATGAAAAATATTTCGCACTTCTCAAGGTGGAGAAGGTGAACTTCGAGGACCCCTCTAGACAGAGGATCCTCTTCGAAAACCTCACCCCCCTCTTCCCCGAGGAGAGGCTTAGTCTCGAAGCATTCCCCACCCATTACGACACAAGGGTTATGAACCTTATATCTCCTGTCGGTAAGGGGCAGAGGGGTCTGATTGTTGCACCCCCTAAAACGGGTAAAACAATGCTTCTTAAATCCATCGCAAACAGCATCACCGAGAACCATCCCGAAGTTTACATGATAATCCTTCTTATTGATGAGCGTCCCGAAGAGGTTACGGATATGTCCCGTTCCGTTGATGGTGAGGTTATCAGCTCAACCTTCGACGAGCCCGCATACAGACACGTTCAGGTTTCCGAGATGGTTATGAACAAGGCGAAGCGTCTTGTGGAGCATGGACGTGACGTCTGCATCCTGCTGGACTCTATCACAAGGCTTGCCAGGGCGTATAACTCCATCGAACCCCCCAGTGGAAAGGTACTTTCCGGTGGTGTGGATTCTAACGCTCTGCATAAGCCGAAGCGATTCTTCGGTGCGGCGAGAAACGTGGAAGAAGGCGGCAGTCTTACCATCATCGCCACCGGCCTTGTGGAGACAGGTTCCCGTATGGACGAGGTTATCTACGAGGAATTCAAGGGTACGGGCAATATGGAGCTTCACCTCGACCGCAGGCTGGTTGAGAAGCGTATATTCCCCGCAATCGACATAAACCGCTCCGGAACCAGAAGAGAGGAACTCCTCTTCACCAAAGAGGAGCTGAACAAGGTTTGGATCCTCCGCCGCTTCCTCAGCAACATGAATACTGTGGACGCTATGGAATTCCTCCTCGACAGGATGAAGGGAACGAAGAACAATATCGGTTTCCTTGAGTCTATGAATAAGTAG
- a CDS encoding pyruvate, water dikinase regulatory protein: MKRIYIVSDGTGQSAMNIMRAALLQFDEPDVKFTIYSNVDSIDKLKVILEHAKLDNGFVAFTTVMAEFRKTIHEFCHENEILHFDILGPPINKLKTFLEKTPSESPGRLRKVDEKYFRRIDALEYTLSHDDGKITTGLDEADIIILGLSRTSKTPTSFFLAQQGFRVVNIPLVKEIPIPEEVFRVDQNKVVCLIMDPEVLQKVRTARLRHYRTNSSYTDMKKIFDEVEFVYELIRKNRRWHIIDTTNKSIEETAREIIHSVIGRDIEL, from the coding sequence GTGAAGAGGATATATATCGTATCTGACGGAACGGGTCAGAGTGCGATGAACATAATGAGGGCGGCGCTTTTGCAGTTTGACGAACCCGATGTGAAGTTCACCATATACTCCAATGTGGACTCCATCGATAAGCTTAAGGTTATCCTTGAGCATGCCAAACTGGACAACGGTTTTGTCGCCTTCACCACCGTTATGGCGGAGTTCCGCAAGACGATCCACGAATTCTGTCACGAGAATGAGATACTCCACTTCGATATTCTGGGCCCCCCCATTAATAAACTTAAAACCTTCCTTGAGAAGACCCCGAGCGAAAGCCCCGGTCGTCTCAGAAAGGTGGATGAGAAATACTTCCGCCGTATCGATGCCCTCGAGTACACCCTCAGCCACGATGACGGCAAGATAACCACAGGGCTCGACGAGGCGGATATAATAATCCTCGGTCTATCAAGGACATCAAAAACCCCCACCTCCTTCTTCCTTGCCCAGCAGGGATTCCGTGTGGTTAACATTCCCCTTGTGAAGGAGATCCCCATACCCGAAGAGGTCTTCCGGGTGGATCAGAACAAGGTTGTCTGCCTTATAATGGATCCCGAGGTTCTACAGAAGGTTCGTACGGCGAGGCTCAGGCATTACCGAACGAATAGTTCATACACCGATATGAAGAAGATCTTCGATGAGGTGGAGTTTGTATACGAGTTAATCAGAAAGAACAGAAGGTGGCATATTATTGACACAACGAATAAATCCATAGAAGAGACGGCGAGGGAGATTATCCACTCCGTCATCGGAAGGGATATCGAGCTATAG
- the ligA gene encoding NAD-dependent DNA ligase LigA translates to MQEIENRYHELVEKLNRHNKLYYIENAPEISDEEYDTLYKELERIEVEHPGLKVDYSPTQRVGAGEVDSIDTVTHEVKMLSLDNTYNEEELRSFLLGVIDAVGHNVSFTVEPKIDGASVSLTYENGKLVRGATRGDGSVGEEITHNVRTIPSIPLTIDDERRLVVRGEVFMPVNSFESLNEERERNEQALFANPRNAAAGSLKLKDSTEAAKRKLDMFTFGLDVGRGDDHHSDLKYLKELGFNVNKRLTLCKEIDEVIDAVIAIENERDSLDYEIDGAVVKVNEYHIQEELGQTIKAPKWAKAYKYPAERVKTRLEDVQFQVGRMGTVTPVAYLEPVKVSGSTVSRATLHNADEIERLGVRVGDIVALEKGGDVIPKIIRVYEDERKGDERGIVFPEECPSCSSRLVRESAYYKCVNPECPAIVRGALQHFASRNAMDIEGLGEKLIDRLVDEGMLSTPDDIYRLDYDKLRGMDRLGEKSVENLADAIEKSKEKPFSKVLYGIGIPSVGIKTAEVLAEEFGSIDALMDADLQSLERVHSIGTLVAEDIVKTLSESRVQRLIEGLKDAGLKFSAEKKQTGSTLEGLKFLFTGKLSKSRKDYEDSVKAEGGRIISSVSKNLDYLVVGEDAGSKLEKAQKLGVKTINEDEFNKLLQGD, encoded by the coding sequence ATGCAGGAGATAGAGAATAGATACCATGAGCTTGTTGAGAAGCTTAACCGCCACAACAAGCTTTACTACATAGAAAATGCGCCCGAAATATCCGATGAAGAGTACGACACGCTCTATAAGGAGCTTGAGAGAATAGAGGTGGAGCACCCTGGGCTGAAGGTGGATTATTCCCCCACCCAGCGTGTGGGAGCGGGGGAGGTGGATTCCATTGATACCGTAACCCACGAGGTTAAGATGCTCTCCCTGGACAACACATATAATGAAGAGGAGCTTCGCTCCTTCCTCCTGGGGGTTATAGATGCCGTGGGGCATAACGTCTCCTTCACCGTGGAGCCAAAGATAGACGGCGCATCTGTAAGCCTTACCTATGAAAACGGAAAGCTTGTTCGAGGCGCCACAAGGGGTGATGGAAGCGTAGGGGAGGAGATAACCCATAACGTACGTACTATCCCCTCAATCCCCCTTACTATAGATGATGAACGCAGGCTTGTGGTTCGTGGGGAGGTCTTTATGCCGGTTAATTCCTTTGAATCGCTCAACGAAGAGCGGGAGAGGAATGAGCAGGCACTCTTTGCAAACCCGAGAAATGCCGCCGCAGGGAGCTTGAAACTTAAGGACTCCACCGAAGCGGCAAAACGCAAGCTTGACATGTTCACCTTCGGCCTTGATGTCGGCAGGGGGGATGACCACCACAGCGACCTTAAATATCTTAAAGAACTGGGCTTTAATGTCAATAAACGGCTCACCCTCTGTAAGGAGATAGATGAGGTTATAGACGCTGTTATCGCCATTGAGAATGAGAGGGACTCCCTCGACTACGAGATAGACGGTGCCGTGGTGAAGGTGAACGAATACCACATACAGGAAGAGCTGGGGCAGACTATAAAGGCCCCGAAATGGGCGAAGGCGTATAAATACCCCGCCGAAAGGGTGAAGACGAGGCTGGAGGATGTGCAGTTTCAAGTCGGGCGTATGGGAACCGTAACACCCGTGGCCTATCTTGAGCCTGTAAAGGTCAGCGGAAGCACCGTATCCCGTGCAACCCTACACAACGCCGATGAGATAGAGCGTCTTGGTGTCCGGGTGGGGGATATCGTTGCCCTTGAGAAGGGTGGGGATGTTATCCCCAAGATCATCAGGGTTTACGAGGATGAACGTAAAGGGGATGAGAGGGGGATTGTTTTTCCCGAGGAATGCCCCTCCTGCTCAAGCAGGCTGGTTAGGGAGAGCGCATACTATAAGTGTGTAAACCCCGAATGCCCTGCTATAGTGAGGGGTGCACTCCAGCATTTCGCCTCCAGAAACGCCATGGATATAGAGGGGCTGGGTGAAAAGCTCATAGACCGCCTGGTGGATGAGGGTATGCTCAGTACTCCGGACGATATATACCGATTGGACTATGATAAGCTTAGGGGGATGGACCGCCTAGGTGAAAAATCGGTGGAAAACCTAGCCGATGCCATTGAGAAAAGCAAAGAGAAACCTTTTTCCAAGGTGCTTTACGGTATAGGCATTCCTTCGGTCGGGATCAAAACTGCCGAGGTTCTGGCGGAGGAGTTCGGCAGTATCGATGCGCTTATGGATGCCGATCTGCAGAGCCTTGAAAGGGTGCATTCCATCGGAACCCTCGTTGCCGAGGATATTGTTAAAACCCTATCAGAGAGCAGGGTGCAGAGGCTCATCGAAGGACTTAAGGATGCAGGGCTGAAGTTCAGTGCCGAGAAGAAGCAAACCGGAAGCACCCTTGAGGGGCTGAAATTCCTCTTCACCGGAAAGCTATCCAAGAGCCGCAAGGATTATGAGGATAGCGTAAAGGCTGAGGGTGGACGCATCATCAGCTCCGTGAGCAAGAATCTGGACTACCTCGTTGTGGGTGAGGATGCTGGAAGTAAGCTTGAAAAGGCTCAAAAACTCGGTGTAAAAACAATAAACGAAGATGAATTTAATAAATTGCTCCAGGGAGATTAG
- the thyX gene encoding FAD-dependent thymidylate synthase produces the protein MAGFEKDSHADKQAALNVRLLNRSSEGELMAALAAKLCYSDADIENLFEKVSSSEQKSFIEKIVSIGHHSVLEHVSFTFGIEGVSRALTHQLVRHRIASFSQKSQRYVKHGDGFQFVLPDTIAEDNELTGLYTDLMKRIGDVYDTLAERGVPAEDARYVLPNACETKIIVTMNCRELLHFFSVRCCERAQWEIRRMSELMLIECIKEAPSIFSGAGPGCVRGKCPEGKFTCGRASEIREKYRNLSPEK, from the coding sequence GTGGCAGGGTTCGAGAAGGATTCCCATGCTGATAAGCAGGCGGCATTAAACGTCCGCCTGCTTAACCGTTCGTCCGAGGGTGAGCTTATGGCGGCTCTTGCGGCGAAGCTTTGCTATTCTGATGCTGACATTGAAAATCTGTTCGAAAAGGTCTCTTCCTCCGAGCAGAAATCCTTCATAGAGAAGATTGTTAGCATCGGACACCATTCTGTTCTGGAGCATGTCTCTTTTACCTTCGGTATTGAGGGTGTATCCAGAGCGCTCACCCATCAGCTTGTACGTCACCGCATCGCAAGCTTTTCCCAGAAATCCCAGCGCTACGTTAAACACGGCGACGGTTTCCAGTTCGTTCTTCCCGATACTATCGCCGAAGATAATGAACTTACTGGTCTGTACACCGATCTTATGAAAAGGATCGGAGATGTTTACGACACCCTCGCAGAGAGAGGGGTCCCCGCCGAGGATGCACGCTATGTGCTCCCCAACGCATGCGAAACGAAGATAATCGTAACGATGAACTGCCGTGAGCTTCTGCATTTCTTCTCTGTACGATGCTGTGAAAGGGCCCAGTGGGAGATACGCAGGATGAGCGAGCTTATGCTCATAGAGTGTATCAAAGAGGCACCCTCCATCTTTAGCGGTGCCGGACCGGGATGCGTCAGGGGAAAATGCCCCGAAGGGAAGTTTACCTGCGGACGTGCATCTGAGATCAGGGAAAAATACAGGAACCTTTCTCCAGAGAAGTAG
- the murA gene encoding UDP-N-acetylglucosamine 1-carboxyvinyltransferase, whose product MEKLVIEGGRPLNGKIRVSGAKNACLPILAASILAEGKYTISNIPSLVDIRTMLSLLGEVGVETDRDGEVVQLNTVADNDAFTAPYELVKTMRASVLTLGPLLAKKGRAKVSLPGGCAIGERPVDQHLKALRLMGADIEVEHGYIDASCSRLKGAEITFDMVTVTGTENIMMAAALAEGKTVLYNAAQEPEVVDLAKFLKKMGAVISGEGSRTIVIEGVDRLESADYNVMADRIEAGTYLCAAAGAGGHLILENAPVYAMKAILDKLGETGLELKILDDSTIDIRSEKRLLGIDATTHPYPGFPTDMQAQFMAVMVKSRGISVITETIFENRFMHVSELKRMGADIRLMDKSAVIKGVKKLSAAPVMASDLRASASLVIAGLMAEGTTEVHRVYHLDRGYEKFDIKLAAAGAKIERVKE is encoded by the coding sequence TTGGAAAAGCTCGTCATAGAAGGGGGCCGCCCCCTCAACGGAAAAATAAGGGTAAGCGGTGCCAAAAACGCCTGTCTGCCCATACTTGCTGCGTCAATTCTGGCAGAAGGCAAATATACGATATCAAACATCCCCAGCCTTGTTGATATAAGAACCATGCTCTCACTCCTGGGTGAGGTGGGTGTCGAAACCGATCGTGATGGTGAGGTTGTTCAGCTTAACACCGTTGCCGATAACGATGCTTTCACCGCCCCCTACGAACTCGTGAAAACCATGAGAGCGAGTGTTCTTACCCTAGGACCGCTCCTTGCAAAGAAAGGGCGGGCAAAGGTATCCCTCCCCGGTGGTTGCGCCATAGGGGAGCGTCCTGTGGATCAGCACCTGAAGGCGTTGAGGCTTATGGGTGCGGATATTGAGGTGGAGCACGGCTACATCGATGCCTCATGCTCAAGGCTTAAGGGCGCAGAGATAACCTTTGACATGGTAACCGTAACGGGAACCGAGAATATCATGATGGCGGCAGCACTGGCAGAGGGGAAAACCGTCCTTTACAACGCTGCACAGGAGCCCGAGGTTGTGGATCTTGCAAAGTTCCTCAAGAAGATGGGCGCTGTTATCAGCGGTGAGGGCTCAAGAACCATCGTCATTGAAGGTGTGGACAGGCTGGAAAGTGCGGACTACAACGTTATGGCGGACAGGATCGAGGCGGGCACATATCTTTGTGCAGCGGCTGGCGCCGGCGGGCATCTCATCCTTGAGAATGCTCCCGTTTATGCTATGAAAGCTATACTCGACAAGCTCGGCGAAACCGGCCTTGAGCTTAAGATACTGGACGATTCAACCATAGATATAAGAAGTGAGAAAAGACTCCTCGGTATAGATGCCACAACCCACCCCTACCCCGGTTTTCCCACAGACATGCAGGCGCAGTTCATGGCTGTTATGGTCAAAAGCAGAGGCATATCCGTTATAACGGAAACGATCTTTGAGAACCGCTTTATGCACGTATCCGAGCTTAAAAGGATGGGTGCTGATATCCGCCTAATGGACAAGTCGGCGGTTATCAAAGGGGTTAAGAAGCTGAGTGCAGCCCCCGTTATGGCCTCGGATCTGCGTGCAAGCGCAAGCCTTGTTATCGCAGGGCTTATGGCTGAGGGCACCACAGAGGTGCACAGGGTTTATCATCTGGACAGGGGCTACGAGAAATTTGACATCAAACTGGCAGCTGCCGGTGCAAAGATAGAAAGGGTGAAGGAATGA
- the hisG gene encoding ATP phosphoribosyltransferase: MSRDIITVALPKGRLAEETIELFVEKGITAEGVVDEETRKLVFLDEEHGMRYMLVRNMDVPTYVEHGAADLGVVGKDIISESAADVYEFMDLGFGYCRLCVAGIKGGNTNYRHDMRVATKYPRMTKEFFAGKGVFVETIKLYGSIELSPIVGLSDMIVDLVSTGTTLRKNGLAEIETMMESTARFIGNKSMTRLKHERVKDIIKRLGN, from the coding sequence ATGAGCAGGGATATTATCACCGTGGCCCTCCCTAAGGGAAGGCTGGCGGAGGAAACCATTGAACTTTTCGTGGAGAAGGGTATCACAGCAGAAGGGGTTGTGGACGAAGAGACCCGCAAGCTCGTATTCCTTGACGAAGAGCACGGCATGCGCTATATGCTCGTGCGGAATATGGACGTACCGACCTATGTGGAACACGGTGCAGCGGACCTTGGCGTTGTCGGCAAGGATATAATAAGCGAAAGTGCTGCAGATGTTTATGAATTTATGGACCTCGGTTTCGGCTACTGCAGGCTTTGTGTTGCTGGCATCAAGGGTGGGAATACGAACTACAGACACGATATGCGCGTGGCCACGAAATATCCCCGTATGACGAAGGAATTCTTTGCAGGCAAAGGTGTTTTTGTGGAGACTATCAAACTTTACGGCTCCATTGAACTTTCTCCTATCGTGGGGCTCTCCGATATGATAGTGGATCTTGTGTCCACTGGCACAACATTGCGCAAGAACGGACTTGCGGAGATAGAGACAATGATGGAATCCACAGCAAGATTCATAGGAAACAAAAGCATGACCCGTCTTAAGCACGAAAGGGTCAAAGACATAATAAAACGGCTGGGTAACTGA
- a CDS encoding DUF1385 domain-containing protein, whose protein sequence is MAKIDIGGQAVIEGVMMRAPSSLVVAVRRQDDSIILKRDDIKLDRNKLLKKPVLRGLIALYDALILGIRALNFSAYHSSGEGEEQVSKFGLFISMVMGLGLGLLLFVYLPLQITDLFKHVVPAIETSSLLYNAVDGVIRVIFFVLYVWIISFMSDIKRVFQYHGAEHMAIYTFEKGEELTVENARKNPRLHPRCGTSFIIIVMLVCIFVFSFIPNDAHFVIKFGARIVFIPLIAGISYEILKFSGRHCNHPLLKILITPGLWVQKITTREPDDKQLEVALISIRAALGKELPEEGIEVV, encoded by the coding sequence ATGGCTAAGATAGATATAGGCGGGCAGGCTGTTATTGAAGGCGTTATGATGAGAGCACCCAGCAGCCTTGTGGTAGCTGTTCGCAGGCAGGATGACAGCATCATCCTCAAGCGTGATGATATCAAGCTCGACAGAAACAAGCTCCTTAAAAAACCTGTACTCCGTGGGCTCATAGCCCTTTATGATGCCCTTATTCTTGGTATTAGGGCACTCAACTTCTCAGCATATCATTCCTCCGGTGAGGGTGAGGAACAGGTCAGCAAGTTCGGACTTTTCATAAGTATGGTGATGGGGCTCGGTCTCGGGCTTCTTCTCTTTGTTTACCTCCCACTGCAGATAACGGATCTTTTCAAGCATGTTGTCCCGGCCATTGAGACATCAAGCCTCCTATACAACGCTGTGGACGGCGTTATACGGGTGATCTTCTTTGTGCTCTACGTCTGGATCATATCATTCATGAGCGATATTAAACGGGTTTTCCAGTACCACGGCGCCGAACATATGGCGATATACACCTTCGAGAAGGGTGAGGAGCTTACGGTGGAGAACGCCCGCAAGAACCCGAGGCTCCACCCCAGATGCGGAACCAGCTTTATCATTATCGTAATGCTTGTGTGCATCTTCGTATTCTCCTTCATCCCCAACGATGCCCATTTTGTAATCAAGTTCGGTGCGAGGATCGTTTTCATCCCCCTCATCGCCGGAATATCATACGAAATACTCAAATTCAGCGGCAGACACTGCAACCACCCCCTGTTGAAGATCTTGATAACCCCCGGCCTTTGGGTACAGAAGATCACCACAAGGGAGCCCGATGACAAACAGCTTGAGGTAGCCCTCATCTCCATCAGAGCAGCCCTCGGCAAAGAGCTTCCCGAAGAGGGGATAGAGGTTGTTTGA